TCGGCGGGCATGTCGAGGACGCCTTCGGCCGCCTGATCGACGCGGTGAAGCGGACGGCCGGCGAGGACCGGGACGCCGCACGGGTGCGGCTGTTGGAGCTCTTCGAGGTGATCGGGCCGGATGATCCGCGGGTGACCGCAGCGCGTACCGCGCTCTCCCGCGCGCTGTTCTGACGGACTCCCGTACCTCCCGCACCACCGACGGGACGACGGCGGCGCTTTACCAAAACTTGATAAACGGCGCTGCTGTTACTGGCAGTAAGAAAACCCGGGCCCTTCGCCCGGGTTTTTTCTTTCGCACCCCTTCTGTCCGGGCACACTCCGGCGCTCTCGCACGCCCGGTCGATGCGGGTCGGTCGCCCTTCGGTTATCCCCCCGTTACTCGCTAGTAACGAACCTCTTGTGCCCCGGCCGGGAATGGACCACGATCGGCCAAGCTCGGTCCATTCCCCCGGCACGGCCCCAACTGGCCCGCGCCAGGGGGTGATGGGTCCCCACCGGGTGGCCGGCGGCACCATAAGCCGGCCTTGGGACAGGGGGGTCTCCGTCGCCAACGGCGGTGCCTGTCCCCGAGGTTGCGCGAAGGCGTGGCCAGTGGTTGTCGCTCGGGGGTGATCGCCGGAGTATCGGGTGCGGAGTGGTTGGCGCCACCGAAGCGACGGCGCTCCTTCCCGAGGACGTAGCACTTCTCCCATCCCGGGCACGGGTGTCCCAGCCCTTGCCGGAGATGTACGTCCGAGAAGGAGGAAAGTCATGGAGTCGATGACGACTCGCGGCGGCACCAGATGGAAGCGGTTCGCCGTCGTCATGGTGCCCAGCGTCGCGGCGACGGCCGCCATCGGAGTGGCCCTCGCGCAGGGCGCCCTCGCGGCGTCCTTCAGTGTGTCGGGGCAGCAGTTCGAAGTGGCGGCCGAAAGCCTGCACGGCTGGGGTTTCGTCCAGTACGGGGCGAACGACGTCACCAAGCAGGGAAACAAGCCGGTCGCGGTGGTCGGTATCGAGAAGGCGGAGATCACCAAGCTCTGCCAGGCGGTCACCATCCCCACCCCGTTCGGCAAGGTGTCGATGAAGCTGCAGGCCGGCGGTGGCAAGGACAAGGTCCAGGCGCAGAAGCTCTACATCGACGCCGACGACCTCCAGGCCAACGCGAAGTTCACCAATGTGGACATCGGCGTCTCGGTGACCGACACCACCAAGGGCCCCGGCCCGGCCAAGCCCGGTGGTGCGCACGGTGAGCGCGGCGGCTATGTGCCGGGCTCGTTCGCCCAGCAGGCCGACGAGGTGGAGTTCACCGACGTCCACCAGCGTGCCTGGGCGACCTCGGCCGGATCGTTCACGCTTCCCGGCCTGAAGATGGGCGTCAACATGGGCGAAGCCGATTGCAAGAACAACTGACGCACTGAACGGGCGGGTACGGGGGACTGCTTTCGTGCCCCCGTACCCGTACCCGTACCGCGCCGCGCCCCGCACCGTTGGAGCAGTGGCGCCGAGTTCAGGTTCCACCGATTCGCCGGTTCCGAGGAGCTGTACGCCATGAGCGCCGACACGCGCCCCCAGCCGATCGACAATTTCCGCCGCTTCCGTCACTCGTTCCGGCACTGGCGCGGACAACGCCCCTTCTGGGCCGGGCTGTTGACCTTGCTGGCCGGGTTTCCGATCATGTACATCCCGTACCAGACCATGACGCTGGGCGACTTGAGCATCCGCATGGCCACCACGGCGGGCGCCGGCTCGCTGATCATCGGTGTGCTGCTGGTCGTGCTGGGCCTGACCATGTGGTTTCAGCAGCAGTCGCGCATCTTCGCGGGCGTCGCGGCCATCCTGCTCGCGCTCGTCTCCCTGGTCGTCTCCAACATCGGTGCGTTCCTGATCGGTTTCCTGCTGGCTCTGATCGGCGGCGCGCTCAGCGTGTCCTGGATGCCCGGCAAGCCGATCGCGGCCCCGGCCGTGGACGGGCCTGCGGACGGGCCTTCGGACGAGCCGGTGCGGCTGACGAAGGACACCTCCCCCCGGGGCGAGGTGTCAGGAACGACGCCGGTTGGCGAATTCGACGGGGGGAACCGTGGCGACTGACGACGCTCGCGAAGACGGCACGGCCCCCGGGCCGGCCGACCGGCCGAGAACCGGGCCGCGGCACGCCGCGCCCAGGAAGCCGCTGCTGAACCGGCTGCACATGCCCGCCGGCAAGGCCGTGGCGCTGGCCGCGATGCCCACCGCGGTGCTGATGGGGATGGGGTTCACACCCCAGCTGGCCCAGGCCAAGCCCGTACCGAAGAACCCCTTCCTGGACGGGCCGTGCGTCACGGCGCCGGACCGGACACCGAGCGGGACGCCCAGCGGGACGCCGAGCGGCACGGCCGGGGCGACTGCCCGTCCGGACCCGACCGGGTCCGCGAAGGATGCCGGGAAGGACACCGGGAAGCCGGACGGGGCGACGAAGCCCTCCAAGCCGTCCACGACTGCGTCTCCCGCCGTGCCCCGTAAACGGACCGCCGAACCCCAGACATCCCCTTCGGCGACTCCCACCCCCACCCCCACCCCGTCGGCCACCAAGTCCACGAACCCGCTGGACCCGCTGGGCCTCGGCGAGAAGCTCGGGGAGATCCTCACGGGCAGCAAGTCGGACCCGGGGGACAAGGCCCCACCTGTCACCCTGCCGAGCGCTCCGACCGGTCCGTCGGCCACCAAGTCCGCCGAGCCGGGGAAGCCCCTTCCGCCCACGAAGACGCCGGCCGACAAGGCCCGGCCGTCGAAGAAGCCCACGCCGACGCAGGAGCCCACGCCGACCGGCTCCGCCACCTCGTCGCCGTCCCCCTCGCCGAGCACCAGCGCGAGCGCGGACGCGGACGCCGACGGGTCCGAGGAGACGCCCTGCCCCAGCCGGGCCGTGACGGACGAGAACGAGCAGCACGCCTTCCCGACGCAGCCCTGGTACCTGGAGACCAGCAAGCTGTCCCTGCACGGGCTCAAGTACGAGGGCATCAAAGAGATCACGATGGTGAACGGGCAGCGGAAGAAGGCCCTGAAGTTCACCGCGAGCGCGCTGGACATCAAGGACCTGCATCAGATCGTCAACAGCGGCGGCAAGCAGTACCACGTCACGGGTATGGGGCAGACGTCCACGATCCGCAACGGCAAGGTGACCATGTACACCGAGGAGCTCAAGGGCACGCTCAATCTTCTGGGCATCCCCACGCTCAAGGTCACCTTCAGCCCGGAGTCCCCGCCCCCGCTGTCCCTGCCGGAGCTCGTCTTCACCGACGTCAAGATCCGTCAGGCGGGCCAGTTCGGCGGCACCCTCTCCGTTCCGAGTCTGCACCAGTATCTGACGGATGGGACGTATCCGTAGACCGGTTCAGGGCCTGTCCGGGTGGCATTCGTCGGCTGACCCGCCGTTTCGTCCTCAATCGCCGGACGGGCTGATTTGAGCCCGTCCGGCGATTGAGGACACCGCCGCGCAGCGGAGGTGCGGACGACTCAGCCCGAACCGAAACGGCCGTGGTCACCACCCCCGTCAGCAGGGGGTGGCGGCCACGGCCGTAGGCGCTGAGCGCGAGAACTAGCGGTTCTCGCCCAGGTGGTGCACCCGCACCATGTTCGTCGTGCCGGGGACGCCGGGGGGCGAACCGGCCGTGATGATCATCGTGTCGCCCTCGCCGTAGCGGTTGAGCTTGAGCAGCTCGGCGTCGACCAGGTCGACCATCGCGTCGGTGTTCTCCACGTGCGGGACGACGTAGGTCTCGACGCCCCAGCTCAGCGCGAGCTGGTTGCGGGTCGAGGCGTCCGTGGTGAAGGCCAGGATCGGCTGGGCCGTGCGGTAGCGGGACAGGCGGCGGGCCGTGTCACCGGACTTGGTGAAGGCGACCAGCGACTTCGCACCCAGGAAGTCCGCGATCTCGCAGGCCGCGCGGGCGACCGAACCGCCCTGCGTGCGCGGCTTCTTGCCCGGCACCAGCGGCTGGAGGCCCTTGGAGAGCAGCTCCTCCTCGGCCGCCTCGACGATGCGGGACATCGTCTTGACGGTCTCGATCGGGTACGCGCCGACGCTGGACTCGGCGGACAGCATGACCGCGTCCGCGCCGTCGAGGATCGCGTTGGCGACGTCGGAGGCCTCGGCGCGGGTCGGCCGCGAGTTGGTGATCATCGACTCCATCATCTGGGTCGCCACGATCACCGGCTTGGCGTTGCGGCGGCACAGCTCGATGAGGCGCTTCTGCACCATCGGGACCTTCTCCAGCGGGTACTCCACCGCCAGGTCGCCACGTGCCACCATCACGCCGTCGAACGCCATGACGACGTCCTGCATGTTGGCCACGGCCTGCGGCTTCTCGACCTTGGCGATGACCGGCACCCGGCGGCCGACCTCGTCCATGACGCGGTGCACGTCGAGGACGTCCTTCGCGTCGCGGACGAAGGACAGCGCGACCATGTCGCAGCCCATGTCGAGGGCGAACTTCAGGTCATCGATGTCCTTCTCGGACAGCGCCGGGACGTTGACGGCCGCGCCGGGCAGG
The window above is part of the Streptomyces syringium genome. Proteins encoded here:
- a CDS encoding DUF6230 family protein, translating into MESMTTRGGTRWKRFAVVMVPSVAATAAIGVALAQGALAASFSVSGQQFEVAAESLHGWGFVQYGANDVTKQGNKPVAVVGIEKAEITKLCQAVTIPTPFGKVSMKLQAGGGKDKVQAQKLYIDADDLQANAKFTNVDIGVSVTDTTKGPGPAKPGGAHGERGGYVPGSFAQQADEVEFTDVHQRAWATSAGSFTLPGLKMGVNMGEADCKNN
- a CDS encoding DUF6114 domain-containing protein, giving the protein MSADTRPQPIDNFRRFRHSFRHWRGQRPFWAGLLTLLAGFPIMYIPYQTMTLGDLSIRMATTAGAGSLIIGVLLVVLGLTMWFQQQSRIFAGVAAILLALVSLVVSNIGAFLIGFLLALIGGALSVSWMPGKPIAAPAVDGPADGPSDEPVRLTKDTSPRGEVSGTTPVGEFDGGNRGD
- the pyk gene encoding pyruvate kinase; the protein is MRRSKIVCTLGPAVDSFDQLKTLIEAGMNVARFNMSHGTHQEHEERYDRLRKATEATGRAVGVLADLQGPKIRLETFADGPVELVRGDEFTITVEDVPGDRTICGTTYKGLPGDVSKGDQILINDGNVELRVTEVQGPRVKTIVIEGGVISDHKGINLPGAAVNVPALSEKDIDDLKFALDMGCDMVALSFVRDAKDVLDVHRVMDEVGRRVPVIAKVEKPQAVANMQDVVMAFDGVMVARGDLAVEYPLEKVPMVQKRLIELCRRNAKPVIVATQMMESMITNSRPTRAEASDVANAILDGADAVMLSAESSVGAYPIETVKTMSRIVEAAEEELLSKGLQPLVPGKKPRTQGGSVARAACEIADFLGAKSLVAFTKSGDTARRLSRYRTAQPILAFTTDASTRNQLALSWGVETYVVPHVENTDAMVDLVDAELLKLNRYGEGDTMIITAGSPPGVPGTTNMVRVHHLGENR